ATGAATAAAACTTGCGAACAAGTTTGGGAAAGGTGTCTTAATATAATTAGGGATATTGTGGAATGGCAGCCATTTAAAACCTGGTTTGAACCTATTAAACCGATCCAGCTTGAAAACAATGTTTTAACGATTCAAGTACCTAGTCAGTTCTTCTATGAATATCTGGAAGAACATTACGTTGGTTTATTAGGCAAGACAATCAAGCGTGAACTGGGGAAAGAAGCAAGGCTGGAATATCGCATAGTAGTTGAGAACGGAACACCCCATCAACATCCTAAAACCGTGAATATGCCAGGGCAATTCACTAAGACCAAGAAAGACAGCGAAGTTGATTTTCCGCTTACGATACAGAATCCGGTAAAGAACCCATTCGTTATACCGGGTATCAAACGCGTTCAAATAGACTCACAGCTGAATCCTCACTACACGTTCGATGCTTACATCGAAGGTGATTGCAATCGCGTGGCACGCAGAGCTGGTAAAACAGTATCTGAGAAACCAGGTGGTACCTCCTTCAATCCATTAGTAATATATGGTTCTGTTGGTTTAGGTAAAACGCATCTGGCGCAGGCGATCGGTAATGAAGTGAAACGTCTTCATCCCAACAAAGCAGTGCTATACGTAAGCGCTGAGAAATTTATCAATCAGTTCATTGATCACTCTAAGAATAGTATCATCAATGACTTCATTCACTTCTATCAGCTCATCGATGTGCTGATCGTTGATGACATACAGTTCTTTGCCCGTGCAGAAAAAACACAGGATGCGTTCTTCGCTATCTTCAACCACCTGCATCAATCCGGTAAGCAACTCATATTAACATCCGATAAGTCACCCAAAGATCTGGATGGCTTGCAGGAAAGATTACTGAGCCGCTTCCGCTGGGGTCTAAGTGCCGACATGCAAATGCCGGACTTCGAGACACGTATGGAGATCCTCGAAATGAAGATGAAGAATGATGGTCTTGAAATGCCGAAAGAAGTAGTGAAGTATGTTGCTTATAATATTCAAAGCAATGTACGCGAACTGGAAGGTGCACTCATCTCCCTGCTCGCACAATCTTCTCTCAACAGAAAAGAG
This Chitinophaga sancti DNA region includes the following protein-coding sequences:
- the dnaA gene encoding chromosomal replication initiator protein DnaA, which translates into the protein MEWQPFKTWFEPIKPIQLENNVLTIQVPSQFFYEYLEEHYVGLLGKTIKRELGKEARLEYRIVVENGTPHQHPKTVNMPGQFTKTKKDSEVDFPLTIQNPVKNPFVIPGIKRVQIDSQLNPHYTFDAYIEGDCNRVARRAGKTVSEKPGGTSFNPLVIYGSVGLGKTHLAQAIGNEVKRLHPNKAVLYVSAEKFINQFIDHSKNSIINDFIHFYQLIDVLIVDDIQFFARAEKTQDAFFAIFNHLHQSGKQLILTSDKSPKDLDGLQERLLSRFRWGLSADMQMPDFETRMEILEMKMKNDGLEMPKEVVKYVAYNIQSNVRELEGALISLLAQSSLNRKEIDLELAKRVLKSFVKTSSKEITIESIQKMVCEYFDVPYDKLLQKTRKREIVQARQITMYLAKSFTKNSLKTIGEHFGGRDHTTVIHSCQTVKDLMDTDNTFRDNVIELQQKVQLAAM